One region of Bosea sp. 29B genomic DNA includes:
- a CDS encoding DUF2478 domain-containing protein: MTAPLAAIVYSSGFPIDELMAEVADTLKREAVRLGGVVQHNNGDCMSGCASMALEDLASGRLFPISEDRGAGSAGCRLDAAGLAAAGAAVSGALAGPVDLVIVNKFGKQEVLGQGLRAEIAAGVVAGLPLLTAVRDDMLAAWSEFAGEDWQRLPPESAAVTGWAMAALRQPA, translated from the coding sequence ATGACTGCTCCGCTTGCCGCGATCGTCTATTCCTCGGGCTTCCCCATCGACGAACTGATGGCGGAGGTCGCCGATACCCTGAAGCGCGAGGCCGTCCGGCTTGGCGGCGTCGTCCAGCACAACAATGGCGACTGCATGAGCGGCTGCGCCAGCATGGCGCTCGAGGACCTTGCCTCCGGCCGGCTCTTCCCGATCAGCGAGGATCGCGGTGCCGGCTCGGCCGGCTGCCGGCTTGACGCGGCCGGGCTTGCTGCTGCCGGTGCCGCCGTCTCGGGGGCGCTTGCCGGGCCGGTCGACCTCGTGATCGTCAACAAGTTCGGCAAGCAGGAGGTGCTAGGCCAGGGGCTGCGCGCCGAGATCGCCGCCGGCGTCGTCGCCGGCCTGCCGCTCTTGACCGCCGTGCGCGATGACATGCTCGCCGCCTGGTCCGAGTTCGCCGGCGAGGACTGGCAGCGCCTGCCGCCCGAATCTGCCGCGGTGACGGGCTGGGCGATGGCGGCGCTCCGCCAGCCGGCCTGA
- a CDS encoding peptide ABC transporter permease, which yields MIRPNAQTPLDPATDAALLLRRIGFATLALALPLASLVSRRAAVVLVPIGVILLSIAALIEAPRWFAGNIRAAIFSRAGVTLWALVGWAVLSLIWSPYTGSATEKAANLFLAVALGFAGAAALPERMRASNLNLAALGAGAAAIFALGLLLTEALGPVDSRAADAAGSVERGISVVLIMSWPALAWLLSRERGLTALGLALVVGLLALSRIEDGEAMAMLCGAIAFGAVSANRIVGARLMGGIMAGLMLLAPLLPFLLLPFFRLSPAVFSTVGVGLDIWADIISSRPVQLITGHGLDTVLRGRTTGALPLEVPTTILFETWYELGLVGAATAALCLYFAVSAAGRMPGALAAGGVAAYVTAFALAALGFASFQTWWLMTLTAVALLFTAIARGQYRTERPVAPLGRRPKAPNVPIGE from the coding sequence ATGATCCGCCCCAACGCCCAGACGCCCCTCGACCCTGCAACCGACGCCGCGCTGCTGCTGCGCCGCATCGGCTTTGCGACGCTGGCGCTCGCCCTGCCGCTGGCCTCGCTGGTCTCGCGCCGCGCCGCCGTCGTGCTGGTGCCCATCGGGGTGATCCTTTTGTCGATCGCTGCGCTGATCGAGGCGCCGCGCTGGTTTGCCGGCAACATCAGGGCAGCGATCTTCAGCCGCGCGGGCGTCACGCTGTGGGCGCTGGTCGGCTGGGCCGTGCTCTCGCTGATCTGGAGCCCCTATACCGGCTCGGCCACTGAAAAGGCGGCCAACCTGTTTCTTGCCGTGGCACTCGGCTTCGCCGGCGCGGCGGCGCTGCCCGAGCGCATGCGCGCCTCGAATCTCAACCTCGCTGCGCTCGGCGCCGGCGCCGCTGCGATCTTCGCGCTCGGGCTGCTCCTGACCGAAGCGCTCGGCCCGGTCGACTCACGCGCCGCCGACGCCGCCGGCAGTGTCGAGCGCGGCATCAGCGTCGTGCTGATCATGTCCTGGCCGGCGCTCGCCTGGCTGCTGTCGCGCGAGCGCGGGCTGACAGCGCTGGGACTGGCACTCGTCGTCGGGCTGCTTGCGCTCTCGCGCATCGAAGACGGCGAAGCGATGGCGATGCTGTGCGGCGCGATCGCCTTCGGCGCGGTCAGCGCCAACCGCATCGTCGGCGCGCGGCTGATGGGCGGGATCATGGCCGGGCTGATGCTGCTCGCCCCGCTGCTGCCCTTCCTGCTGCTGCCGTTCTTCCGGCTCTCGCCGGCGGTGTTCAGCACGGTCGGCGTCGGCCTCGACATCTGGGCCGACATCATATCGAGCCGGCCGGTGCAGCTGATCACCGGCCATGGACTCGATACGGTGCTGCGCGGACGCACCACCGGGGCGCTGCCGCTGGAGGTGCCGACCACCATCCTGTTCGAGACCTGGTACGAGCTCGGCCTGGTCGGCGCGGCAACGGCGGCGCTCTGCCTCTATTTCGCGGTCAGCGCCGCCGGCCGGATGCCGGGCGCGCTCGCCGCCGGCGGTGTCGCGGCTTATGTCACCGCCTTCGCGTTGGCGGCGCTCGGCTTCGCCTCGTTCCAGACCTGGTGGCTGATGACTCTGACCGCCGTCGCGCTGCTGTTCACCGCGATCGCGCGCGGCCAGTACCGCACCGAGCGGCCGGTGGCGCCACTCGGGCGACGGCCGAAGGCGCCGAACGTTCCGATTGGAGAGTGA
- a CDS encoding formate dehydrogenase accessory sulfurtransferase FdhD, with the protein MIRPDPAAARLGATVTGIDHSGARVETRVVTERALTLYLNSQEIVTMMTIGDHPEYLALGYLLNQNMLRRGDPVEAVDYDEELEVVVVRTPERTDFEQKLKKKTLTSGCAQGTAFGDLMEAIDEIVLPKAELRTGWLYALTRKINTTPSLYLEAGAIHGCVLCERDKPLVYMEDVGRHNAVDKVAGWLFRHEVDPGKMIFYTTGRLTSEMVIKTVRMGIPILVSRSGFTEWGVELARKAGLTLIGRARGKRFLALAGENRIIFDQDPDSVEEEGGKHRRKGSGDD; encoded by the coding sequence CTGATCCGGCCCGACCCGGCCGCCGCGCGGCTCGGCGCGACGGTCACCGGCATCGACCATAGCGGCGCCCGCGTCGAGACCCGCGTCGTCACCGAGCGGGCGTTGACGCTCTACCTGAACAGCCAGGAGATCGTCACCATGATGACGATCGGCGACCATCCCGAATATCTCGCGCTCGGCTATCTCCTCAACCAGAACATGCTCAGGCGCGGCGACCCGGTCGAGGCGGTCGACTACGACGAGGAGCTCGAGGTCGTGGTGGTGCGCACGCCGGAGCGCACCGATTTCGAGCAGAAGCTGAAGAAGAAGACGCTGACTTCCGGCTGCGCACAGGGGACGGCCTTCGGCGACCTGATGGAGGCGATCGACGAGATCGTCTTGCCCAAAGCCGAATTGCGCACCGGCTGGCTCTATGCGCTGACCCGCAAGATCAACACCACCCCCTCGCTCTATCTGGAGGCCGGCGCGATCCATGGCTGCGTGCTCTGCGAGCGTGACAAGCCACTGGTTTATATGGAGGATGTCGGCCGCCACAACGCCGTCGACAAGGTCGCCGGGTGGCTCTTCCGCCACGAGGTCGATCCCGGCAAGATGATCTTCTACACCACCGGCCGGTTGACCTCGGAGATGGTGATCAAGACCGTGCGTATGGGCATCCCGATCCTGGTCTCGCGCTCGGGCTTCACCGAATGGGGCGTCGAACTCGCCCGCAAGGCCGGCCTCACTTTGATCGGCCGCGCCCGCGGCAAGCGTTTCCTGGCGCTGGCCGGCGAGAATCGCATCATCTTCGACCAGGACCCGGACAGCGTCGAGGAGGAGGGCGGCAAGCATCGTCGCAAGGGGTCCGGCGATGACTGA